The following nucleotide sequence is from Achromobacter spanius.
CGGCGTCACCAGCGCGTGCGCCACCAGCATCAGCCCGCCTGCCAGGTACATGTACCAAAGCATGCCCAGCGGATCCATCGTGCGCGACATGCGCTGGATCACCAGCCCGCCACACACGAACACCAGCACGGCCACGAAAACAACCGCATCGCCCCAGCCGGTCAGGCCGAACTGCGCCCCACTGCCCGCCACCACCATGCCCACGCCCAGCAGGCCGAGCAATGCCCCGCAGATGCGTACCGTGGTCAGTTTTTCGCGATAGAACAGCGCGGCCAGCAATGCCGACAACAATGGGCTGGTGGCCATGATCAGCGTGCCGTTGGCCGCCGACGAGAACCGCAGCCCGGACACCAGCGCTACCTGGTGCGCGTACACCACCAGGAAGCCCGCCAGCGCCACCCAGCCCAGCTCCACGCGACCCAGCTTGGGTACGCGGCCTCGACGGGCCTTGATGATCAGGGTGACGGTGATGAACGCAATGACGATCCGAACGGCGGCCAGCGCCTGGATGTCCATATGCTGCGTGAGGTACTTGATGGAGACGATGTTCAGGCCCCATGTGGCCATGACGAACATCAATTGAAGATAGATAAGACCTTGTCGGTCTTGGCTTGCATCAACTGTTGGGGACGTCACGGGCGCCGGCCTGGTGGGAGTGGGATGCGCCGCCCACGCGGCGCAGCCGCCATGGTATATCGCCCGTCGTCAGCGCACCAGCACCTTGTCCAACGATTGGGTGAAGCGCTTGGCGTCCTGGAAACCGACGACGCGCGCGTCCGGCAGTTCCTTGCCGCCCGGTTCAAAGAACATGATGCCCGGCGGGCCGAACAGGCGGAAGCGCTTGAGCAGGGCCCGGTCATCAGCGTTGTTCGCGGTGACGTCGGCCTGCACCAACAACATGCCCGACATGCGCTGCGCCACGCCCGGATCAGTAAACGTGAACCGCTCCATTTCGCGGCACGACACGCACCAGTCGGCATAGAAATCCAGCATGACCGGCTG
It contains:
- a CDS encoding DMT family transporter translates to MFVMATWGLNIVSIKYLTQHMDIQALAAVRIVIAFITVTLIIKARRGRVPKLGRVELGWVALAGFLVVYAHQVALVSGLRFSSAANGTLIMATSPLLSALLAALFYREKLTTVRICGALLGLLGVGMVVAGSGAQFGLTGWGDAVVFVAVLVFVCGGLVIQRMSRTMDPLGMLWYMYLAGGLMLVAHALVTPSSYQTDTWQMTWWPWLVLLFSAVIASGVSNIIWNAGIARLGISRAALFVNWLPIFGLLFASLFLDEHVTLIHVLGLACVLGGTWLGLRRTTPAPARKAA